Proteins from a genomic interval of Desulfovibrio piger:
- the tadA gene encoding tRNA adenosine(34) deaminase TadA, with product MPSAPPGWSWESLMRLALDEARQAAREDEVPVGAVLVAADGRLLARAHNRPVALHDPTAHAEILALRAAGAASGNYRLGGGVLVVTLEPCAMCAAALVHARLAGVAYGAADRLAGAVTSCTETLDQPFFNHRVWHMGGVLARESVDLLQDFFAGRRD from the coding sequence GTGCCTTCCGCGCCGCCGGGCTGGAGCTGGGAGTCCCTCATGCGTCTGGCCCTGGACGAGGCGCGGCAGGCCGCCCGCGAGGACGAAGTGCCTGTGGGCGCGGTGCTGGTGGCGGCGGATGGCCGTCTGCTGGCCCGCGCCCACAACCGGCCCGTGGCCCTGCACGATCCCACGGCCCATGCCGAGATCCTGGCCCTGCGGGCCGCCGGGGCCGCCAGCGGCAATTACCGTCTGGGCGGCGGGGTGCTGGTGGTGACCCTGGAACCCTGCGCCATGTGCGCCGCGGCCCTGGTCCATGCCCGGCTCGCCGGGGTGGCCTACGGGGCGGCCGACAGGCTGGCCGGTGCCGTGACTTCCTGCACCGAGACGCTGGACCAGCCTTTCTTCAATCACCGGGTCTGGCATATGGGCGGCGTGCTGGCCCGGGAAAGCGTGGACCTGTTGCAGGACTTCTTTGCCGGACGGCGGGACTGA
- a CDS encoding TIGR00730 family Rossman fold protein has product MEIRQNVIDDLNAMTTESWRTIRIMAEMVQALDTLNKLGTNCVSIFGSARSTSDTPEYRDAERLARMLVEKGFGVITGGGPGVMEAANKGAAEAGGVSVGLRIELPHEQGCNQYVKTRCNFRYFFTRKFMFVKYAMAYVVMPGGMGTIDELSEAFVLAQTGRIRPFPIILYNSSYWAGLLEWLRTSMANGGFINREEIDKLVTVCDTPEQVVEHLCKIVIL; this is encoded by the coding sequence ATGGAGATCCGGCAGAACGTCATCGACGATCTCAATGCCATGACCACGGAGTCCTGGCGCACCATCCGCATCATGGCCGAAATGGTCCAGGCCCTGGATACCCTGAACAAGCTGGGCACCAACTGCGTGTCCATCTTCGGCTCGGCCCGCTCCACCTCCGACACGCCCGAATACCGGGATGCCGAGCGTCTGGCCCGGATGCTGGTGGAAAAGGGCTTCGGCGTCATCACCGGCGGCGGCCCCGGCGTCATGGAAGCGGCCAACAAGGGCGCTGCCGAGGCGGGCGGCGTTTCCGTGGGCCTGCGCATCGAGCTGCCCCACGAACAGGGCTGCAACCAGTATGTGAAGACGCGCTGCAATTTCCGCTACTTCTTCACCCGCAAGTTCATGTTCGTGAAGTACGCCATGGCCTATGTGGTCATGCCCGGTGGCATGGGGACCATCGACGAACTGTCCGAGGCCTTCGTGCTGGCCCAGACCGGACGCATCCGGCCCTTCCCCATCATCCTTTATAATTCCTCCTACTGGGCGGGCCTGCTGGAATGGCTGCGCACGAGCATGGCCAACGGCGGTTTCATCAACCGGGAAGAGATCGACAAGCTCGTCACGGTGTGCGACACGCCCGAGCAGGTGGTGGAGCATCTGTGCAAGATCGTGATCCTGTAA
- a CDS encoding SufB/SufD family protein produces MSSIDLSRFNFSGGENSAPIEDLTRLPQEDQQRLVLAGIDVHDTKVSGAFMQLNHADVHCTTRQEGLDLMDIRAALKKFDGLPQYYWKLLDPNRDEITRMAYEHLNGGYFVRARKGVKISQPVQSCMFIKDNAAGQAVHNIVVVEEGAELNILGGCATSQHSNDAAHLGITEYYVEKGGKLTFTMIHNWGDSTTVRPRSAGVVEAGGVFQNNYILLKSVGSLQSYPRIDLNGEGAVATFNSVIVTPTGSYVDSGSAIHLNAPHTRGEIISRTLTTGGTIINRGFIGASATPVKGHLECKGLIVGGGRVHAIPELDSCRDGVELSHEAAVGKIAQEEIEYLMARGLDEDEATSTIVRGFLNVDIMGLPAPLKKAMDEQISKLNAGGAM; encoded by the coding sequence ATGAGCAGCATCGACCTTTCCCGTTTCAACTTCAGCGGCGGTGAGAACTCCGCCCCCATCGAAGATCTGACCCGTCTGCCCCAGGAAGACCAGCAGCGCCTGGTCCTGGCCGGCATCGACGTGCACGACACCAAGGTCAGCGGTGCCTTCATGCAGCTCAACCATGCCGACGTGCACTGCACCACCCGGCAGGAAGGCCTGGACCTCATGGACATCCGCGCGGCCCTCAAAAAGTTCGACGGCCTGCCGCAGTACTACTGGAAGCTGCTCGATCCCAACAGGGACGAGATCACCCGCATGGCCTACGAGCACCTCAACGGCGGCTACTTCGTGCGTGCCCGCAAGGGCGTGAAGATCAGCCAGCCCGTGCAGTCCTGCATGTTCATCAAGGACAATGCCGCCGGACAGGCCGTGCACAACATCGTGGTGGTGGAAGAAGGCGCCGAGCTCAACATCCTGGGCGGCTGCGCCACCTCCCAGCACAGCAATGATGCCGCGCATCTGGGCATCACCGAATACTATGTGGAAAAGGGCGGCAAGCTGACCTTCACCATGATCCACAACTGGGGCGACTCCACCACCGTGCGGCCGCGCTCGGCGGGCGTGGTGGAAGCCGGGGGCGTGTTCCAGAACAATTACATCCTGCTCAAGAGCGTGGGCAGCCTGCAATCCTATCCCCGCATCGACCTCAACGGTGAGGGCGCCGTGGCCACCTTCAACTCGGTCATCGTGACGCCCACGGGCTCCTACGTGGACAGCGGCAGCGCCATCCACCTCAACGCGCCCCACACCCGCGGCGAGATCATCTCCCGCACCCTGACCACCGGCGGCACCATCATCAACCGCGGTTTCATCGGCGCTTCGGCCACTCCGGTCAAGGGCCATCTGGAGTGCAAGGGCCTCATCGTGGGCGGCGGCCGCGTGCATGCCATCCCCGAACTGGACAGCTGCCGCGACGGCGTGGAACTCTCCCACGAAGCCGCCGTGGGCAAGATCGCCCAGGAAGAGATCGAATACCTCATGGCCCGCGGCCTGGACGAGGACGAAGCCACCTCCACCATCGTGCGCGGCTTCCTCAACGTGGACATCATGGGCCTGCCCGCGCCCCTGAAGAAGGCCATGGACGAACAGATCAGCAAGCTCAACGCCGGCGGCGCCATGTAG
- a CDS encoding fused MFS/spermidine synthase, with product MLEIIAFCCGALVMVLEMVGARVLAPHVGTSAVVWTSLIGVVLACLAVGAWLGGRLADRHLSRRGLAFILTGASLGSALAAGTHRLVGEALSVAITDIHLAAVACALGILALPALCCGMISPYIIRLRIRDVATSGATVGRLYALSTAGSIVGTFLGGFVLISFFASGTILWGVALGLLLLSLPAEPSRPWGRLGLVLLLLLLAVWDRQFRRTEGPLMVESPYNCMLIHESRDRGRPVRILSTDPDYSQSGMYLDDPDELYFDYTRFYALAVLARPQARDILMLGGGGGSVPKWLLSGKSGLDAADLRLTVVELDPGMSAVARRWFFLPGDDPRLRLIHADARTFLNRQREQYDILLVDVFNSCYSIPFHLGTQEAFAAMRRALRPGGVLAMNVIAAVEGEDGRLLRAIHAGLQRHFARVEVFCVTDPGHPGQLQNLMVLAFSDAATAAALRDGPGHSPEMAAMLACRYRPSLPVTEPLRDDFAPVERFALSLLRRP from the coding sequence ATGCTGGAGATCATCGCTTTTTGTTGCGGCGCCCTGGTCATGGTGCTGGAGATGGTGGGCGCGCGCGTGCTGGCCCCGCATGTGGGCACCTCGGCCGTGGTCTGGACCAGCCTCATCGGCGTGGTTTTGGCCTGTCTTGCCGTGGGGGCCTGGCTGGGAGGCCGCCTGGCCGACAGGCACCTTTCCCGGCGGGGGCTGGCCTTCATCCTGACGGGAGCTTCCCTGGGCAGCGCCCTGGCCGCCGGGACGCACCGTCTGGTGGGGGAGGCGCTGAGCGTCGCCATCACGGACATCCATCTGGCCGCCGTTGCCTGTGCTTTGGGCATCCTGGCCCTGCCCGCCCTGTGCTGCGGCATGATCAGCCCCTACATCATCCGGCTGCGCATCCGGGACGTGGCCACGTCCGGCGCCACGGTGGGGCGGCTGTACGCCCTGTCCACGGCGGGCAGCATCGTGGGCACCTTCCTGGGGGGCTTCGTCCTCATCTCCTTCTTTGCCAGCGGCACCATCCTCTGGGGCGTGGCCCTGGGCCTGCTGCTGCTCTCGCTGCCGGCCGAGCCCTCCCGTCCCTGGGGGCGGCTGGGCCTCGTGCTGTTGCTGCTCCTGCTGGCCGTCTGGGACCGGCAGTTCCGCCGGACGGAAGGCCCCCTGATGGTGGAGAGCCCCTACAACTGCATGCTGATCCACGAGAGCCGCGACAGGGGCAGGCCGGTGCGCATCCTCTCCACGGATCCCGACTACAGCCAGTCGGGCATGTATCTGGACGATCCTGACGAACTCTACTTCGACTACACCCGCTTTTATGCCCTGGCCGTGCTGGCCCGTCCGCAGGCCCGGGACATCCTCATGCTGGGCGGGGGCGGCGGCTCCGTGCCCAAGTGGCTGCTGTCCGGCAAGAGCGGGCTGGACGCCGCAGACCTGCGTCTGACCGTGGTGGAGCTGGATCCCGGCATGAGCGCCGTGGCCCGGCGCTGGTTCTTCCTGCCCGGGGACGACCCGCGTCTGCGCCTGATCCATGCCGATGCCCGGACCTTCCTCAACCGGCAGCGGGAACAGTATGACATCCTGCTGGTGGACGTGTTCAACTCCTGTTATTCCATCCCCTTCCATCTGGGCACGCAGGAGGCCTTTGCCGCCATGCGCCGTGCCCTGCGTCCCGGCGGCGTGCTGGCCATGAACGTCATCGCTGCTGTGGAAGGCGAGGACGGCCGCCTGCTGCGGGCCATCCATGCCGGGCTGCAACGGCATTTCGCCCGGGTGGAGGTCTTTTGCGTCACCGATCCCGGGCATCCCGGCCAGTTGCAGAACCTGATGGTGCTGGCGTTCAGCGACGCCGCCACGGCCGCGGCCCTGCGTGACGGCCCGGGCCATTCGCCGGAGATGGCGGCCATGCTGGCCTGCCGTTATCGTCCTTCCCTGCCGGTTACGGAGCCCCTGCGTGACGACTTCGCCCCGGTGGAACGTTTCGCCCTGTCGCTGCTGCGGCGTCCCTGA
- the rsmD gene encoding 16S rRNA (guanine(966)-N(2))-methyltransferase RsmD, with protein sequence MRIISGRLGGRRIKTVEGEGYRPAMGKTRESLFSMLTSRGVVWEGARVLDLFAGSGSLAFEAVSRGAELAVLVENSAVAARCLADNIRQLGVEDCVRLIRDDVRKTLNNTPMGCFDLVFLDPPYRKNLLNATLQGLLKRNWLAPGALICAEIEKDAVVAAPDSLELLVERHFGQTRILIWTLA encoded by the coding sequence ATGCGCATCATCTCCGGCAGACTGGGCGGCAGACGCATCAAGACCGTGGAGGGCGAAGGCTACCGCCCGGCCATGGGCAAAACGCGCGAATCCCTGTTCTCCATGCTCACCTCGCGGGGCGTGGTCTGGGAAGGGGCGCGCGTGCTCGACCTTTTCGCCGGCAGCGGCAGCCTGGCCTTCGAAGCCGTGAGCCGCGGCGCCGAGCTGGCCGTGCTGGTGGAGAACTCCGCCGTGGCCGCCCGCTGCCTGGCCGACAACATCCGCCAGCTGGGCGTGGAGGACTGCGTGCGCCTGATCCGCGACGACGTGCGCAAGACCCTGAACAATACGCCCATGGGCTGTTTCGACCTGGTCTTCCTGGACCCGCCCTACCGCAAGAACCTGCTCAACGCCACCCTGCAGGGCCTGCTCAAACGTAACTGGCTGGCGCCCGGCGCCCTCATCTGCGCCGAGATCGAAAAAGACGCCGTCGTGGCCGCTCCCGACAGTCTGGAACTGCTGGTGGAACGCCATTTTGGTCAAACCCGCATACTGATATGGACACTCGCATGA
- the eutC gene encoding ethanolamine ammonia-lyase subunit EutC: MATRQDELAGAAPAIVTPDPWEELRRFTDARIGLGHCGVSLPVKRWLEFRLAHARARDAVMTPLDEEQVRAGLAAHGLECLSLSSAVADRNEYLTRPDKGRRLSVASRQLLDAWMDAHPGSAPDVSVVICDGLSARAVHENAVPFASRFLEEAAAAGLSAAPVALVKFGRVAVGDDVAALLNARLVVVLVGERPGLSSPDSLGVYMTHAPTPGLTDEARNCISNVRAAGLPVEEAVRKLCYLVENALVRRLSGVDLKDDVPPGYLPFAETRALG; encoded by the coding sequence ATGGCAACTAGGCAGGATGAGCTCGCGGGCGCCGCGCCCGCCATCGTGACGCCGGACCCTTGGGAAGAATTGCGCCGCTTCACCGATGCACGCATCGGTCTGGGCCATTGCGGGGTGAGCCTGCCCGTGAAACGCTGGCTGGAATTCCGTCTGGCCCATGCCCGCGCCCGGGATGCCGTCATGACGCCGCTGGATGAAGAGCAGGTGCGCGCCGGTCTGGCCGCCCACGGTCTGGAATGCCTCTCCCTGAGCAGCGCGGTGGCGGACAGGAACGAATATCTGACCCGGCCGGACAAGGGGCGTCGTCTTTCCGTGGCTTCGCGGCAGCTGCTGGATGCCTGGATGGACGCGCATCCCGGCAGTGCGCCGGACGTGAGCGTGGTCATCTGTGACGGCCTGTCCGCACGGGCCGTGCACGAGAACGCCGTGCCCTTCGCGTCCCGTTTTCTGGAAGAAGCGGCCGCTGCCGGGCTCAGTGCCGCGCCGGTGGCTCTGGTGAAGTTCGGCCGCGTGGCTGTGGGCGACGATGTGGCGGCCCTGCTCAATGCGCGGCTGGTGGTCGTGCTGGTGGGCGAACGCCCCGGCCTCAGCTCGCCTGATTCCCTGGGCGTCTACATGACCCACGCGCCCACGCCCGGCCTGACCGACGAGGCCCGCAACTGCATCTCCAACGTGCGCGCCGCGGGCCTGCCCGTGGAGGAGGCCGTGCGCAAGCTCTGCTACCTGGTGGAGAATGCCCTTGTCCGGCGCCTGTCCGGTGTGGATCTCAAGGACGACGTGCCGCCCGGCTATCTGCCGTTCGCGGAGACGCGGGCATTGGGATAG
- a CDS encoding MBL fold metallo-hydrolase RNA specificity domain-containing protein: MKVQFLGAAQTVTGSCYMIEACGKRFCIDCGMHQGNKAIEERNRNPRPYAPGNIDFILVTHAHIDHSGLLPLMVREGFSKPIYCTKATSELLDIMLQDSAHIQEMEAQWEAKKYSRRGLKNPPAALYTTEDALKTAGLLHPVAYHEDFEPAPGIKVTYYDAGHILGSGSLRLEVTEDDKTTSIIFSGDIGRPQALIVRDPESPPKADYIFMESTYGDRNHKDEDISDQELADAIAYSYSKGEKVIIPAFAVERTQEILYCLHILQSKGKLPADMPVFVDSPLAIRATEVFRRNRELFAEDVQKMLHQGDDPFELPNLRYTLDAAESQSINDYKGPAIIISASGMCNAGRVRHHLKHNIWKPGASIVFVGYQAVGTPGRKIVEKASKITLFGEDMDIAARIYTINGFSAHAGQDQLLSWLDPLVHDKANVVLVHGEEKAQTTLSGLIKEKFGVTPLVPGYMEEMILEGHQVAQTVQHEALAHPRINWDFLTGEVERKWGMFKGKLADVEQSPWVQQTELQDALAKMDYALTRLLSRM, from the coding sequence ATGAAAGTCCAGTTTCTCGGCGCTGCCCAGACCGTTACCGGCTCCTGTTATATGATAGAGGCCTGCGGCAAGCGTTTCTGTATCGACTGCGGCATGCACCAGGGCAACAAGGCCATCGAGGAGCGCAACCGCAATCCCCGTCCCTACGCCCCTGGCAATATCGACTTCATCCTCGTGACCCACGCGCACATCGACCATTCCGGTCTGCTGCCCCTCATGGTGCGCGAAGGTTTCAGCAAGCCCATCTACTGTACCAAGGCCACCAGCGAACTGCTGGACATCATGCTGCAGGACAGCGCCCACATCCAGGAGATGGAAGCCCAGTGGGAAGCCAAAAAGTACAGCCGCCGCGGCCTCAAGAACCCGCCCGCAGCCCTGTACACCACCGAGGACGCCCTCAAGACCGCCGGGCTCCTGCACCCCGTGGCCTACCATGAGGACTTCGAGCCCGCCCCGGGCATCAAGGTCACCTACTATGATGCGGGCCACATCCTCGGCTCCGGCTCCCTGCGCCTGGAAGTGACCGAGGACGACAAGACCACCAGCATCATCTTCTCGGGCGACATCGGCCGTCCCCAGGCCCTCATCGTGCGCGACCCCGAAAGCCCGCCCAAGGCCGATTACATCTTCATGGAGTCCACCTACGGCGACCGCAACCACAAGGACGAGGACATCAGCGACCAGGAACTGGCCGACGCCATCGCCTACAGCTACAGCAAGGGCGAAAAGGTCATCATCCCCGCCTTTGCCGTGGAGCGCACGCAGGAGATCCTCTACTGCCTGCACATCCTCCAGAGCAAGGGCAAGCTGCCCGCGGACATGCCCGTCTTCGTGGACAGCCCCCTGGCCATCCGCGCCACCGAGGTCTTCCGCCGCAACCGCGAGCTTTTCGCCGAGGACGTCCAGAAGATGCTGCACCAGGGCGACGACCCCTTCGAGCTGCCCAACCTGCGCTACACCCTGGATGCCGCGGAATCCCAGAGCATCAACGACTACAAGGGCCCGGCCATCATCATCTCGGCCAGCGGCATGTGCAACGCGGGCCGTGTGCGCCATCACCTCAAGCACAACATCTGGAAGCCCGGGGCCAGCATCGTCTTCGTGGGCTATCAGGCCGTGGGCACCCCCGGCCGCAAGATCGTGGAAAAAGCCAGCAAGATCACGCTGTTCGGTGAAGATATGGACATCGCCGCCCGCATCTACACCATCAACGGCTTCTCCGCCCACGCCGGGCAGGACCAGCTGCTCTCCTGGCTGGATCCCCTGGTCCACGACAAGGCCAACGTGGTCCTGGTCCACGGTGAAGAAAAGGCCCAGACCACCCTTTCCGGACTGATCAAGGAAAAGTTCGGTGTGACCCCGCTGGTGCCCGGCTATATGGAAGAGATGATCCTCGAAGGCCATCAGGTGGCCCAGACCGTCCAGCACGAGGCCCTGGCCCATCCCCGCATCAACTGGGACTTCCTCACCGGCGAAGTGGAACGCAAGTGGGGCATGTTCAAGGGCAAGCTGGCCGACGTGGAGCAGAGCCCCTGGGTCCAGCAGACCGAACTGCAGGACGCCCTGGCCAAGATGGATTACGCCCTGACCCGGCTCCTTTCCCGCATGTGA
- a CDS encoding ethanolamine ammonia-lyase subunit EutB, translating into MEKCSLRELLAKASPLRSGDVLAGIAAENEEERIRAQMALADVPLKRFLSECVVPYETDEVTRLIMDSHDAQAFAPVSSFTVGQLRDWLLTPAADTATLTALAPGLTPEMVAAASKLMRIQDLVLVASKCSVVTRFRDTIGLPGRFSSRLQPNHPTDDARGVLASVIDGLQYGSGDAVIGINPASDSLPAIGRLLRLLDDVIARYDIPTQSCVLTHVTNTLEMIRRGVPVDLCFQSIAGTEKANASFGISLSLLDEAWDATLSLKRGTVGDNVMYFETGQGSALSAGAHFGVDQQTLECRAYAVARRYRPLLVNTVVGFIGPEYLFNGKQIIRAGLEDHCCGKLLGLPMGEDVCYTNHAEADQDDMDMLLTLLGVAGCNFVMGIPGADDIMLGYQSTSFHDVAWLRRVLGKRPAPEFEAWLERMGILSAVGELLPPGERRGMAALGRELEEGGHGN; encoded by the coding sequence GTGGAAAAATGTTCCTTGCGCGAACTGCTGGCCAAAGCCTCTCCCTTGCGTTCGGGGGACGTGCTGGCCGGCATCGCGGCCGAGAATGAGGAAGAGCGCATCCGGGCCCAGATGGCCCTGGCCGATGTGCCCCTGAAGCGTTTCCTGTCGGAGTGCGTGGTGCCGTACGAGACGGACGAGGTCACCCGGCTCATCATGGACAGCCACGATGCGCAGGCCTTTGCGCCGGTCAGCTCCTTCACGGTGGGCCAGCTGCGCGACTGGCTGCTGACCCCTGCCGCGGACACGGCGACCCTTACGGCCCTGGCGCCGGGCCTGACCCCGGAGATGGTGGCCGCGGCCAGCAAGCTCATGCGCATCCAGGATCTGGTGCTGGTGGCCTCCAAGTGCAGCGTGGTGACGCGCTTTCGCGATACCATCGGCCTGCCGGGGCGTTTTTCCTCGCGCCTGCAGCCCAACCATCCCACCGATGACGCGCGCGGCGTGCTGGCCTCCGTCATCGACGGCCTGCAATACGGCTCCGGGGACGCGGTCATCGGCATCAACCCGGCTTCGGACAGCCTGCCCGCCATCGGGCGCCTGCTCCGCCTGCTGGACGATGTCATCGCCCGTTACGACATCCCCACCCAAAGTTGCGTGCTGACCCACGTCACCAACACCCTGGAGATGATCCGGCGCGGCGTGCCCGTGGACCTCTGCTTCCAGTCCATCGCCGGTACGGAAAAGGCCAATGCCAGTTTCGGCATCTCCCTGTCCCTGCTGGACGAGGCCTGGGATGCCACCCTTTCCCTGAAGCGCGGCACGGTGGGGGACAACGTCATGTATTTCGAGACCGGGCAGGGCAGCGCGCTTTCCGCCGGGGCCCACTTCGGCGTGGACCAGCAGACCCTGGAATGCCGTGCCTATGCCGTGGCCCGGCGTTACCGTCCCCTGCTGGTCAATACGGTGGTGGGCTTCATCGGGCCGGAATATCTGTTCAACGGCAAGCAGATCATCCGCGCCGGTCTGGAGGACCATTGCTGCGGCAAGCTGCTGGGCCTGCCCATGGGCGAGGACGTCTGCTACACCAACCACGCCGAGGCCGACCAGGACGACATGGACATGCTCCTGACCCTGCTGGGCGTGGCGGGCTGCAATTTCGTCATGGGCATCCCCGGTGCCGATGACATCATGTTGGGCTACCAGTCCACCTCCTTCCACGATGTGGCCTGGCTGCGGCGGGTGCTGGGCAAGCGGCCCGCACCGGAATTCGAAGCATGGCTGGAGCGCATGGGCATCCTGTCCGCCGTGGGCGAGCTGCTGCCGCCCGGTGAGCGCCGGGGCATGGCCGCTCTGGGCCGGGAACTGGAGGAGGGCGGCCATGGCAACTAG
- the miaA gene encoding tRNA (adenosine(37)-N6)-dimethylallyltransferase MiaA — protein MAAPLPVICLAGPTGCGKTAAALTLAEALDGEVINADSRQVYSDFPLITAQPSPEEQACCPHHLYGFLPTEQKISAGRWADQAVAEAKAVLARGHVPLLVGGTGLYFQGLLHGIAEIPAIDPAITAALTARLAEEGPAALHAELAAKDPAYAARIHPNDRQRIVRALEVLAGTGHTFSWWHEHGMPEPPCAGPLLVLDMELDALTPRLARRIDLMLEQGALDEARAARRRCDDAAAPGWSGIGCAEVLAHLRGELSLEECRRLWLHNTRAYAKRQRTWFRARSEARFFAPQDLDGLLAAARQAC, from the coding sequence ATGGCCGCGCCCCTGCCCGTCATCTGTCTGGCCGGCCCCACGGGCTGCGGCAAGACCGCCGCGGCCCTGACCCTGGCCGAAGCCCTGGACGGCGAGGTCATCAACGCCGACTCCCGCCAGGTCTACAGCGATTTCCCGCTCATCACGGCCCAGCCCTCGCCCGAGGAACAGGCCTGCTGCCCGCATCATCTGTACGGTTTTCTGCCCACGGAGCAGAAGATCAGCGCCGGCCGCTGGGCCGACCAGGCCGTGGCCGAGGCAAAGGCCGTGCTGGCCCGGGGCCATGTGCCCCTGCTGGTGGGCGGCACCGGCCTGTACTTCCAGGGCCTGCTGCACGGCATCGCCGAGATACCGGCCATCGATCCGGCCATCACCGCCGCCCTCACGGCCCGGCTGGCCGAGGAGGGCCCGGCGGCCCTCCATGCCGAACTGGCCGCCAAAGATCCCGCCTACGCGGCCCGCATCCATCCCAATGACCGCCAGCGCATCGTGCGTGCCCTGGAAGTGCTGGCCGGCACCGGCCATACCTTCAGCTGGTGGCACGAGCACGGCATGCCCGAACCGCCCTGCGCCGGGCCCTTGCTGGTGCTGGACATGGAGCTGGATGCCCTGACGCCCCGCCTGGCCCGCCGCATCGACCTGATGCTGGAACAGGGGGCCCTGGACGAGGCCCGCGCCGCCCGGCGGCGCTGTGACGATGCCGCGGCCCCCGGCTGGTCCGGCATCGGCTGCGCCGAAGTGCTGGCCCATCTGCGCGGCGAGCTTTCCCTGGAGGAATGCCGCCGCCTCTGGCTGCACAACACCCGCGCCTATGCCAAGCGCCAGCGCACCTGGTTCCGGGCCCGCAGCGAGGCCCGCTTCTTCGCCCCGCAGGATCTGGACGGCCTGCTGGCGGCCGCCCGGCAGGCCTGCTGA
- a CDS encoding ABC transporter ATP-binding protein, whose product MLEIQDLHVSVHGTPVLKGIDLKVEAGETFILFGPNGSGKTTLLMTLMGFSGYEVTRGKIIFKGHDITYAPMYERARLGIGMSFQRPPTIHGLPTGKMVELCGRGRKMDIPAMAKRVHFDTFLDRDVNAGFSGGEIKRSELLQLMAQQPNLLLFDEPESGVDLENMALVGKTVRKLLDGVPDCCSATLREQGRQRSTSGLIITHTGHILEYVNADRGQVMYHGKLCCEARPRVILDHIAQHGYQECLRCLAGDMFGKIAEAPLV is encoded by the coding sequence ATGCTTGAGATCCAAGACCTGCACGTTTCCGTCCACGGCACGCCGGTGCTCAAGGGCATCGACCTGAAGGTGGAAGCGGGCGAAACCTTTATCCTGTTCGGCCCCAACGGCTCCGGCAAGACCACCCTGCTCATGACGCTGATGGGCTTTTCCGGCTACGAGGTGACCCGGGGCAAGATCATCTTCAAGGGCCACGACATCACCTACGCCCCCATGTACGAGCGTGCCCGTCTGGGCATCGGCATGTCCTTCCAGCGCCCGCCCACCATCCACGGCCTGCCCACGGGCAAGATGGTGGAACTGTGCGGCCGCGGCCGCAAGATGGACATCCCCGCCATGGCCAAGCGCGTGCATTTCGATACCTTCCTGGACCGCGACGTCAACGCCGGTTTCTCCGGCGGCGAGATCAAGCGCTCCGAGCTGCTGCAGCTCATGGCCCAGCAGCCCAACCTGCTGCTTTTCGACGAGCCGGAATCCGGCGTGGACCTGGAAAACATGGCCCTGGTGGGCAAGACCGTGCGCAAGCTGCTGGACGGCGTGCCCGACTGCTGTAGCGCCACCCTGCGCGAGCAGGGTCGCCAGCGTTCCACCAGCGGGCTCATCATCACCCACACCGGCCACATCCTTGAATACGTCAACGCCGACCGCGGACAGGTCATGTATCACGGCAAGCTCTGCTGTGAAGCGCGCCCGCGCGTCATCCTCGACCATATCGCCCAGCACGGCTACCAGGAATGCCTGCGCTGCCTGGCCGGCGACATGTTCGGCAAAATCGCGGAGGCTCCCCTGGTATGA
- the coaD gene encoding pantetheine-phosphate adenylyltransferase: protein MDTRMKLALYPGTFDPLTNGHLALIRRGLAVFDQIVVAVADNTPKFPLFSQEERVAMAREAVGDDDRILVEPFTGLTVEYAAKRGACAILRGLRAVSDFEYEFQLALMNRRLQRDIQTVFLMTDYQWLFISSTIVKAAASHGADIVGLVPENVCLRLMEKYQRGEVRQATPCLSAPYGGFRVNK, encoded by the coding sequence ATGGACACTCGCATGAAACTGGCACTCTATCCCGGCACTTTCGACCCCCTGACCAACGGGCATCTGGCCCTCATCCGCCGCGGCCTGGCCGTCTTCGACCAGATCGTGGTGGCCGTGGCCGACAATACGCCCAAGTTCCCCCTCTTCTCCCAGGAAGAGCGCGTGGCCATGGCCCGCGAGGCCGTGGGCGACGACGACCGCATCCTGGTGGAACCCTTCACCGGCCTGACCGTGGAATATGCGGCCAAGCGCGGGGCCTGTGCCATCCTGCGCGGTCTGCGCGCCGTCTCGGACTTCGAATACGAATTCCAGCTGGCCCTCATGAACCGCCGCCTGCAGCGCGACATCCAGACCGTGTTCCTGATGACCGACTACCAGTGGCTGTTCATCAGCTCCACCATCGTCAAGGCCGCGGCCAGCCACGGCGCCGACATCGTGGGCCTGGTGCCCGAGAACGTGTGCCTGCGCCTGATGGAAAAGTACCAGCGCGGCGAAGTGCGTCAGGCCACCCCCTGCCTCTCCGCCCCCTACGGCGGCTTCCGCGTCAACAAATAA